In Flavobacteriales bacterium, the genomic stretch AACCCCATATAGGCTATTATCTAGGGGCTGAATTATAAAAAAATATTTCACACTTACAAGATGTAAGCTATATTATTCCTGTTCCATTACACAAAAGGAAAGAAAAAATCAGGGGTTACAATCAAAGTCAAATCCTAGCAAAAGGAATGAAGCCAAATATAAAATGTGAGGTTTTATCAAACATATTAATTAGAAAAGAAGATAAAGAAAGTCAAACACGTAAATCGAGATACCATAGGTTTGAGAATATAGATGGTGTGTTTTTTATAACATCAAAAAAATTATTAGAGAATAAACATATTATTCTAATTGATGATGTATTTACAACAGGAGCAACAATAAGTGAATGTATTAAAGCTTTACAAGAGATTAAT encodes the following:
- a CDS encoding phosphoribosyltransferase family protein, which produces MKPNIKCEVLSNILIRKEDKESQTRKSRYHRFENIDGVFFITSKKLLENKHIILIDDVFTTGATISECIKALQEINNIRISIVCLAA